In a single window of the Porites lutea chromosome 14, jaPorLute2.1, whole genome shotgun sequence genome:
- the LOC140925167 gene encoding xaa-Arg dipeptidase-like — MSGGLEMFISHAKPVIESRAKDLQEISLKIWEKPELGYEEHFAHGILSDYFTEQGFDVTKHYTLPTAFRAEFGDKDSGPTVGVLCEYDALPGVGHGCGHNLIAIAGVAVALGLKSAIEAGLKARVVAMGTPAEEGGGGKIEMINHGCFKDVDFCVMLHPAPFNAAFYVSQALEKVKVVYKGHAAHAAAFPWEGCNALDAAVMAYSSISMLRQQMKPTWRVHGVITDGGVKPNIIPEQSKLDFWVRTVKNKECAVLKSKVHACFEAAAKATNCTVDVQWDSTRHAGVLSNTKLALLYQKYAERMGMVFPSQAEQESIVDGSTDFGNVSMIVPGLHPLYCIKKSVPYHSHAFREVSGTQGAHDQTIVAAKALCFAAIEVLSDSSLLMQVKEEFSKTVQDA, encoded by the coding sequence ATGTCGGGTGGGCTAGAAATGTTCATTTCCCACGCTAAGCCAGTGATCGAAAGCCGAGCGAAAGATCTTCAAGAAATAAGCttaaagatatgggaaaaacCCGAGTTGGGCTACGAAGAACATTTCGCCCATGGAATTTTGAGCGACTATTTTACGGAGCAGGGCTTTGATGTAACGAAACACTACACTTTGCCGACGGCGTTTAGAGCAGAGTTCGGTGACAAAGACTCAGGCCCAACAGTTGGTGTGCTTTGCGAATACGACGCATTGCCCGGAGTTGGTCACGGATGCGGCCATAACTTGATCGCCATTGCTGGTGTTGCTGTGGCCTTAGGGTTAAAGTCCGCTATAGAAGCAGGTCTTAAGGCTAGAGTGGTGGCTATGGGAACGCCTGCGGAGGAAGGAGGCGGGGGAAAAATTGAAATGATCAACCACGGTTGCTTTAAAGACGTGGATTTTTGCGTAATGTTACACCCCGCCCCATTTAATGCTGCCTTTTATGTCTCTCAAGCTCTTGAAAAAGTTAAAGTTGTCTACAAGGGGCATGCTGCTCATGCTGCAGCATTCCCGTGGGAGGGTTGCAATGCACTTGATGCTGCTGTCATGGCTTACAGTTCCATAAGCATGCTGCGACAGCAGATGAAACCAACCTGGCGAGTTCATGGTGTCATCACTGATGGTGGAGTAAAACCAAACATCATACCTGAACAGTCAAAACTAGACTTTTGGGTACGTactgttaaaaacaaagaatgtGCTGTTCTCAAGTCTAAGGTTCATGCATGCTTTGAGGCAGCTGCAAAGGCTACTAACTGTACAGTAGACGTTCAGTGGGATAGTACTCGCCATGCTGGGGTGCTATCAAACACCAAACTTGCTCTACTGTATCAGAAATATGCTGAAAGAATGGGCATGGTGTTTCCATCACAAGCAGAACAAGAGAGTATCGTAGATGGATCCACTGACTTTGGAAATGTTTCTATGATAGTTCCTGGGTTGCATCCATTGTATTGCATAAAAAAATCTGTTCCTTACCACTCACATGCCTTCCGAGAGGTATCAGGTACACAGGGTGCCCATGATCAAACCATTGTTGCTGCTAAAGCCCTGTGCTTTGCAGCTATTGAGGTCCTAAGTGATTCCTCTTTACTGATGCAAGTAAAAGAAGAATTCTCTAAAACTGTTCAAGATGCATAG